Proteins found in one archaeon genomic segment:
- a CDS encoding redoxin domain-containing protein, producing the protein MPEVGDKAPDFTLYDHDRKLRQMSEFLAKDRRTILAFFPGAFTGVCDKEMCTFRDMYGDLEGLHGNVVGISVDAPFSNKAFAEKYSLTFPLLSDFKKETIQNYGVVWNNLAGVQGYVCANRAIFIVDDAAKVLFKWVAPNPGTLPDFEAVKKALQ; encoded by the coding sequence ATGCCTGAAGTGGGAGACAAGGCACCGGACTTTACGCTCTACGACCACGACCGCAAGCTGCGGCAGATGTCGGAGTTCCTTGCCAAGGACAGGAGGACGATCCTCGCTTTCTTCCCTGGAGCCTTCACGGGAGTCTGCGACAAGGAGATGTGCACCTTCAGGGACATGTACGGGGACCTCGAGGGCCTCCACGGCAACGTCGTCGGGATATCGGTCGATGCGCCCTTCTCCAACAAGGCCTTCGCAGAGAAGTACAGCCTGACTTTCCCCCTGCTCTCCGACTTCAAGAAGGAGACGATCCAGAACTATGGAGTCGTATGGAACAACCTAGCCGGAGTCCAGGGTTACGTGTGCGCGAACAGGGCGATATTCATCGTGGATGATGCGGCCAAGGTCCTCTTCAAGTGGGTCGCGCCCAATCCGGGGACCCTCCCCGACTTTGAAGCGGTCAAGAAGGCCCTGCAGTAG
- a CDS encoding ABC transporter ATP-binding protein, protein MSSIIEAQGLVKVYDKAKGPALDGLELKIPEKKIFTLLGRNGAGKTTFLRIASTQLMPTSGSVSVFGVDALKHPRQVRSRIAISPQEAKPLWTLNAYDHVLLALMMRGQSREKASKKAKEVIEAVELKEVEKVHSEDLSGGMRQRIMVAMTMACDAELLFLDEPTIGLDPLGRRKVWSELIRLKEEEGRSVVLTTHYMDEAEALSDELVIIEKGKVLVQGRPSDVRAGHLKGKVRIDVAGGFAESELGSYGRVIEAGNLLRLFVDQAVAEEISREALKRKVAVTIAPVTLDDVFVDIVGTSIEEDTVEKKAGGVGQGGGGIVR, encoded by the coding sequence ATGTCTTCGATCATCGAAGCGCAAGGCCTGGTCAAGGTCTACGACAAAGCGAAGGGGCCGGCCCTAGACGGCCTGGAGCTGAAGATTCCCGAGAAGAAGATCTTCACCTTACTGGGCAGGAACGGGGCTGGGAAGACGACGTTCCTTCGGATAGCGAGCACCCAGCTCATGCCGACCTCAGGCTCGGTGAGCGTCTTCGGGGTGGACGCGCTAAAGCACCCGCGCCAGGTCCGGTCGAGGATCGCGATCTCGCCGCAGGAGGCGAAGCCCCTGTGGACGCTCAACGCCTACGACCACGTCCTGCTGGCGCTGATGATGAGGGGGCAGAGCAGGGAGAAGGCCTCCAAGAAGGCGAAGGAGGTCATCGAGGCGGTCGAGCTGAAGGAGGTGGAGAAGGTCCACTCGGAGGATCTCTCGGGCGGGATGAGGCAGAGGATCATGGTCGCGATGACGATGGCCTGCGACGCTGAGCTGCTCTTCCTCGACGAGCCGACGATAGGCCTTGACCCTCTCGGGAGGAGGAAGGTCTGGAGTGAGCTGATCAGGCTCAAGGAAGAGGAGGGAAGGTCGGTCGTGCTAACCACCCACTACATGGACGAGGCAGAGGCGCTGTCTGACGAGCTGGTGATAATCGAGAAGGGAAAGGTCCTCGTCCAGGGGAGGCCCTCTGACGTAAGGGCGGGGCATCTGAAAGGGAAGGTGAGGATCGACGTCGCTGGCGGGTTCGCAGAGTCAGAGCTCGGGTCGTACGGGAGGGTCATCGAGGCAGGCAACCTGCTACGACTCTTCGTGGACCAGGCCGTGGCCGAAGAGATCAGCAGAGAGGCGCTCAAGCGGAAGGTGGCTGTGACCATAGCGCCGGTGACGCTGGACGACGTCTTCGTGGACATCGTGGGGACGAGCATCGAGGAGGACACGGTCGAGAAGAAGGCGGGAGGGGTAGGCCAGGGCGGAGGAGGGATAGTGAGATGA
- a CDS encoding DUF2795 domain-containing protein, which translates to MGKFADELGHLKSHVPYPASKAQVVAACNNNVHADRDDADWMSKALPEGTYKNANEVLGALLTKL; encoded by the coding sequence ATGGGCAAATTCGCAGATGAGTTGGGCCACCTAAAGTCACACGTGCCATACCCTGCCTCTAAGGCGCAAGTCGTCGCAGCGTGCAACAACAACGTGCATGCAGACAGGGATGACGCCGACTGGATGTCAAAGGCCCTTCCTGAAGGAACGTACAAGAACGCGAACGAAGTTCTTGGCGCGCTCCTGACCAAACTCTAG
- a CDS encoding TRAM domain-containing protein: MSFGQRGGYGNRGGFGRGSGSFNKPVEVGKEYNVSISDTSRRGEGIAKVDGFIVFVPGTKVGQNVRIKVTQVSERFASGQVVESAPASESSGQASS; encoded by the coding sequence TTGAGTTTCGGTCAACGAGGAGGATATGGCAACCGGGGAGGCTTCGGAAGAGGCTCCGGGTCATTCAACAAGCCGGTTGAGGTCGGTAAGGAATACAACGTGAGTATCTCCGACACCAGCAGGCGTGGAGAGGGAATTGCCAAGGTCGACGGATTTATCGTCTTTGTCCCTGGCACTAAGGTCGGCCAGAATGTGAGGATAAAGGTCACGCAGGTATCCGAGCGATTCGCATCTGGACAAGTCGTAGAAAGCGCACCAGCCTCCGAATCTAGTGGACAAGCCTCGAGCTGA
- a CDS encoding NOB1 family endonuclease, protein MSDPAYVLDSTAFYAGIPYQGNGRYFTTYLVLEEVRHHNVGSSLIHSRVQVTEPSPESLARVKSTAAKTGDIGALSQTDVSLLALALDMVHADGGASLVTDDFAVRNVAEVLSIPLAQTSLKGGEWKNITWKIYCRGCGREYTNPKLTVCPVCGTQLARKAASG, encoded by the coding sequence TTGTCTGATCCTGCGTACGTCCTCGACTCCACTGCGTTCTATGCCGGCATTCCCTACCAGGGTAACGGCCGATACTTCACGACCTACCTCGTCCTCGAGGAGGTAAGGCACCACAACGTGGGTTCGTCGCTCATCCATTCGCGCGTACAGGTCACAGAGCCCTCGCCCGAGTCGCTCGCCCGGGTCAAGTCGACTGCCGCCAAGACCGGGGACATCGGCGCCCTCTCGCAGACTGACGTCTCCCTCCTCGCTCTTGCCCTCGACATGGTCCATGCGGACGGTGGCGCCAGCCTCGTGACCGACGACTTCGCAGTCCGCAACGTTGCCGAGGTCCTCTCGATACCCCTTGCCCAGACCTCTCTCAAGGGCGGCGAGTGGAAGAACATCACCTGGAAGATCTACTGTCGCGGCTGCGGCAGGGAGTACACCAACCCCAAGCTGACCGTCTGTCCGGTCTGCGGGACGCAGCTCGCCCGCAAGGCCGCGAGCGGATGA
- a CDS encoding ABC transporter ATP-binding protein: MLELSKVSSGYGKTEILHSVDLEISKPAVYVVLGPNGVGKTTLFRTVAGVLRPFSGEVRLGGNDLYADNKLRHEIGYLSHLHALPEEMTVAGALGFYGKIEEGKAQEAMDRIGLRDIAMKKVGDLSQGQKKRASIAKLFLRERKLYLLDEPTSSLDPVVAKEVRDLLLELSKERFVLYSSHNLYEAQEIGEYIVLIKEGAVAFFGRKDELRSKGYHVGIRASADLGGVIANGRKEKEYFVVMVTGPQEVGEIVKRVVEAGISVYEVKEMGNPLEDLFTGGLS, from the coding sequence TTGCTGGAGCTCTCGAAGGTGAGCTCGGGGTACGGGAAGACCGAGATCCTTCACTCGGTCGACCTTGAGATCTCGAAGCCGGCGGTGTACGTGGTCCTGGGCCCGAACGGAGTGGGGAAGACGACACTCTTCAGGACAGTGGCGGGAGTCCTCCGGCCGTTCTCTGGTGAAGTCAGGCTGGGCGGGAACGACCTCTACGCAGACAACAAGCTCAGGCACGAGATCGGGTACCTTTCGCACCTTCATGCTCTGCCGGAGGAGATGACAGTGGCAGGTGCGCTGGGGTTCTATGGGAAGATCGAGGAGGGCAAGGCCCAGGAGGCCATGGACCGAATCGGGCTGAGGGACATAGCGATGAAGAAGGTCGGGGATCTGAGCCAGGGGCAGAAGAAGAGGGCCTCGATCGCCAAGCTCTTCCTGCGAGAGAGGAAGCTGTACCTGCTGGACGAGCCTACCTCGTCCCTGGACCCGGTTGTGGCAAAGGAGGTCAGGGACCTGCTCCTCGAGCTGAGCAAGGAGAGGTTCGTCCTCTACTCATCGCACAACCTCTACGAGGCGCAGGAGATCGGGGAGTATATCGTTCTGATCAAGGAAGGGGCGGTGGCTTTCTTCGGGAGGAAGGACGAGCTGAGGTCGAAAGGATACCATGTCGGGATCAGGGCCTCGGCCGACCTGGGAGGGGTCATAGCCAACGGGCGGAAGGAGAAGGAGTACTTTGTAGTCATGGTCACGGGACCTCAGGAGGTCGGGGAGATCGTCAAGAGAGTAGTCGAGGCCGGGATATCGGTCTACGAAGTCAAGGAGATGGGAAACCCGCTTGAGGACCTCTTCACCGGAGGACTCAGCTGA
- a CDS encoding ABC transporter permease, which yields MSESLMQRVWSRLRTIGALCYYLGIVPMFRIPTLLPFVFATPFTILFILYVTGNPSAFKFGVAGAITMSVSQQGLFLGADLTNLKIEHKFQSIVVASPVTPAVYMFAVALAELVFAAPAVAILLTVVVLSSSVSAVAILEILAVIIMTWVTTSSIGFFLSTYLLNTRTAFLTVSFISILLSVLPPVFYPLTVIPEGFRWIAELVPTTHSSILVQDAVGLNVAGSSVLVSWVTLLGFTVAFLLVALFKARWREG from the coding sequence ATGAGCGAGAGCCTCATGCAGCGGGTCTGGAGCAGGCTTCGGACGATCGGAGCGCTGTGCTACTACCTCGGAATCGTGCCGATGTTCAGGATACCGACGCTCCTTCCGTTCGTGTTCGCGACGCCCTTCACCATCCTCTTCATCCTGTACGTGACGGGGAACCCTTCGGCGTTCAAGTTCGGGGTGGCTGGAGCGATCACGATGTCGGTCTCCCAGCAGGGACTCTTCCTCGGGGCGGACCTGACCAACCTGAAGATCGAGCACAAGTTCCAGTCGATCGTTGTCGCGTCGCCCGTGACCCCGGCGGTCTACATGTTCGCAGTGGCGCTGGCTGAGCTGGTCTTCGCGGCGCCGGCGGTGGCGATTCTCCTGACGGTGGTCGTCCTGAGTTCGAGCGTCAGCGCGGTCGCGATCTTAGAGATCCTTGCGGTGATCATCATGACCTGGGTCACCACTAGCTCGATAGGGTTCTTCCTGTCGACCTACCTGCTGAACACGAGGACCGCGTTCCTCACGGTCTCGTTCATCTCGATACTGCTGTCGGTCCTCCCTCCGGTCTTCTACCCCCTTACGGTCATACCTGAAGGGTTCAGGTGGATTGCGGAGCTGGTCCCGACGACCCACTCCTCGATCCTCGTCCAGGACGCGGTCGGCCTCAATGTCGCTGGCTCCTCGGTCTTGGTGAGCTGGGTCACGCTCCTCGGATTCACAGTCGCATTCCTGCTGGTGGCGCTGTTCAAGGCCCGGTGGAGAGAGGGCTAG
- a CDS encoding nicotinamidase → MIVVDIQNDFCPGGALPVKGGDRIIPPLNKVITEFSRSNLPVFFTRDWHPPDHTSFKARGGPWPPHCVQGTWGAELRPDLNIPPESEVVSKGQKPGFEAYSGFQGTNLEERLKELVVDEVFVCGLATDYCVKQTTLDALKSGFKVDVLEDCTMGVNLKPDDSRRALNEVSSKGARLLDSARVAELLTSEA, encoded by the coding sequence CTGATCGTTGTGGATATACAGAACGACTTCTGCCCCGGTGGTGCGCTCCCCGTCAAGGGCGGCGACAGAATCATCCCACCACTGAACAAGGTGATAACGGAGTTTTCACGATCTAACCTTCCCGTTTTCTTCACGCGCGACTGGCATCCGCCCGACCACACCTCGTTCAAGGCCAGAGGAGGCCCCTGGCCTCCGCACTGCGTACAAGGCACCTGGGGGGCCGAGCTACGCCCAGACCTCAACATTCCTCCTGAGAGTGAGGTCGTCAGCAAGGGGCAAAAGCCAGGCTTCGAGGCATACTCCGGCTTTCAGGGGACCAACCTGGAGGAGAGGCTCAAGGAGCTCGTAGTCGACGAGGTCTTTGTGTGCGGCCTTGCGACCGACTACTGCGTCAAGCAGACTACTCTCGACGCCCTCAAGTCTGGGTTCAAAGTCGACGTCCTTGAGGACTGCACCATGGGGGTCAACTTGAAGCCCGACGACTCGCGCCGAGCGCTCAACGAAGTTTCCTCAAAGGGGGCCCGCCTGCTCGACTCAGCCCGCGTTGCCGAGCTTCTCACCTCCGAGGCTTAA
- a CDS encoding S9 family peptidase has product MLPAPLLGKEEAWKRRFRLPRIGVQFAHGNPDRALVTSNQTGIYELYAYDLSADVLRQATRRPSGTVYGMISPDGRHIYYMDDKMGNETGHTVRVPFEGGDVVDLTPSLPDYTLVDPSVDGVGSHLGVTIPGPDGFDSYIVPIGGAGQKPRMINRSKKASYGPTFSHDGTVSLITSSEKFGGLDFNLISYDTATGDKRLELADDSSRIDASEFSPIPGDARVLATSNVSGTMRPLVWDALSGKRTEVDLGDLGGDFRAMGWSPDAKRVLLLQTEKATTRLWISDLESAKVEKVVHPEGTIAAACFRGDDSVLLTWQDSTSPTRILRVDLASSGSGPKQFLVPQDVPASSQWRNATCRSSDGQEIQLWYATPPGKGPFPTIFDTHGGPTGAQFNIFSPRSQIWLDHGFAFATTNYRGSTTFGKEFEKKINGDLGHWEVEDMVAARQWLVDNGIAMADRVFLTGWSYGGYLTLHAMGLRPELWAGGMGGVVVADWVSEFEDEPEAMRGYDVALHGGTPSEKMEAYVKASPITYLDRLAAPLLIIQGKNDVRDPPRQVELYEAKAKKLGKDVKVVWFGTGHAGSGVDVELAIAHHETMLRWMYDVMGAMSKVPA; this is encoded by the coding sequence TTGTTACCCGCACCACTGCTGGGAAAGGAGGAGGCCTGGAAGAGGAGGTTCAGGCTGCCGAGGATCGGCGTCCAGTTCGCGCATGGGAACCCGGACCGTGCGCTGGTGACTAGCAACCAGACTGGGATCTACGAACTCTATGCCTACGACCTCTCGGCCGACGTCCTCAGACAGGCGACGCGCAGGCCGTCAGGCACCGTCTACGGGATGATCTCCCCCGACGGGCGGCACATCTACTACATGGACGACAAGATGGGGAACGAGACCGGACACACAGTCCGCGTGCCCTTCGAGGGCGGGGATGTTGTCGACCTCACACCCAGCCTCCCGGACTATACACTGGTCGACCCATCTGTTGACGGAGTGGGTTCGCACCTCGGAGTCACGATACCCGGCCCCGACGGCTTTGATTCGTACATCGTCCCCATCGGAGGAGCGGGTCAGAAGCCGAGGATGATCAACAGGAGCAAGAAGGCTTCCTATGGCCCGACGTTCTCGCACGACGGAACGGTGTCCCTGATCACGTCTTCTGAGAAGTTCGGCGGCCTGGACTTCAACCTCATCTCCTACGACACGGCGACGGGCGACAAGCGTCTTGAGCTCGCCGACGACTCGAGCCGGATCGATGCGTCAGAGTTCTCTCCCATCCCGGGCGACGCAAGGGTCCTGGCGACGAGCAACGTGAGCGGGACGATGCGCCCCCTCGTCTGGGACGCCCTGAGCGGCAAGAGGACCGAGGTCGACCTCGGAGACCTCGGCGGCGACTTTCGGGCGATGGGGTGGTCGCCTGACGCCAAGAGGGTCCTACTATTGCAGACGGAGAAGGCGACGACCCGCCTGTGGATTAGCGACCTTGAGTCGGCGAAGGTGGAAAAGGTCGTGCATCCTGAGGGGACGATTGCCGCGGCCTGCTTTAGGGGAGACGACAGCGTCCTGCTCACCTGGCAGGACTCGACGAGCCCCACGAGGATCCTCAGGGTCGACCTGGCTTCCTCCGGCTCGGGCCCCAAACAGTTTCTCGTGCCTCAGGACGTCCCTGCTTCTAGCCAATGGCGCAACGCAACCTGCAGGTCTTCGGACGGTCAGGAGATACAGCTCTGGTACGCCACGCCGCCAGGGAAAGGGCCATTCCCTACGATCTTCGACACTCACGGAGGCCCGACGGGAGCCCAGTTCAACATTTTCTCTCCAAGGAGCCAAATCTGGCTCGACCATGGGTTCGCCTTCGCGACAACCAACTACAGGGGCTCCACGACCTTCGGAAAGGAGTTCGAGAAGAAGATCAACGGCGACCTCGGACACTGGGAGGTAGAGGACATGGTCGCGGCGCGGCAGTGGCTCGTCGACAACGGCATCGCTATGGCGGACAGGGTCTTCCTCACCGGCTGGTCGTATGGAGGCTACCTGACTCTGCATGCGATGGGCTTGCGACCGGAGCTCTGGGCGGGAGGGATGGGGGGAGTCGTGGTTGCCGACTGGGTCAGCGAGTTCGAGGACGAGCCGGAGGCGATGAGAGGCTACGATGTAGCCCTGCACGGCGGAACCCCTTCAGAGAAGATGGAGGCGTACGTGAAGGCCTCCCCAATAACCTACCTGGACAGGCTCGCGGCCCCTCTCCTGATAATCCAAGGGAAGAACGACGTGCGCGACCCGCCGCGGCAGGTGGAGCTCTACGAAGCGAAGGCCAAGAAGCTTGGCAAGGACGTGAAGGTGGTCTGGTTCGGCACCGGCCACGCAGGCTCCGGGGTGGACGTGGAACTCGCGATTGCACACCACGAGACCATGCTGCGATGGATGTACGATGTCATGGGCGCGATGTCCAAGGTCCCAGCGTAG
- the tfb gene encoding transcription initiation factor IIB (stabilizes TBP binding to an archaeal box-A promoter; responsible for recruiting RNA polymerase II to the pre-initiation complex), with product MNKLRTSVLQVSDKCPNCGMRRLVEDANTGEMTCANCGFVVSERAVDQGPEWRSFSDGKGEDKARTGAPISITYRDMGLSTMIGKSNRDHSGRAFASPMRSSIDRLRKWDNRSPAFGNHEKNLSVALRELDKMSDKLAVSQAVKERAAYIYRKALDRGLLRGRSIVGISAASLYAAFRDTETPRTLKDIAAVNNLDKKAVARDYRILLREMDMTMPVADAAKNVHRIASKVGLSERVARKAIEIVRLTEKKEISAGKAPMGLAASSLYLAGVIEGEVKTQKEIAEAAGVTEVTVRNRYKGLRADLGAELGMDAEPKIVAS from the coding sequence ATGAACAAACTCAGAACTTCAGTACTACAGGTTTCCGATAAGTGCCCGAACTGCGGCATGCGCAGGCTCGTCGAGGATGCCAACACCGGCGAGATGACTTGCGCCAACTGCGGCTTCGTGGTCAGCGAGCGCGCTGTGGACCAGGGCCCCGAATGGAGGTCCTTCTCCGACGGGAAGGGCGAGGACAAGGCGCGCACGGGTGCGCCCATATCAATCACCTACAGGGACATGGGCCTTTCGACGATGATCGGCAAGTCGAACCGCGACCACTCCGGCAGGGCCTTCGCCTCCCCGATGCGCAGCTCAATCGACAGGCTCCGCAAGTGGGACAACAGGTCTCCGGCCTTCGGCAACCACGAGAAGAACCTCAGTGTCGCCCTCCGCGAGCTCGATAAGATGAGCGACAAGCTCGCAGTCTCGCAGGCGGTCAAGGAGCGCGCAGCCTACATCTACAGGAAGGCACTCGACAGAGGCCTCCTCAGGGGCCGCTCGATAGTCGGGATCTCAGCTGCCTCGCTCTACGCCGCATTCCGCGACACCGAGACTCCGAGGACCCTGAAGGACATCGCCGCTGTCAACAACCTCGACAAGAAGGCAGTCGCCAGGGACTACCGCATCCTCCTCAGGGAGATGGACATGACGATGCCGGTCGCAGACGCGGCCAAGAACGTGCACCGCATCGCCTCGAAAGTGGGCCTCTCCGAGAGGGTCGCCCGCAAGGCGATAGAGATCGTCCGCCTCACTGAGAAGAAGGAGATCTCCGCGGGCAAGGCCCCCATGGGCCTGGCGGCCAGCTCACTCTACCTCGCCGGGGTCATCGAGGGCGAGGTCAAGACGCAGAAGGAGATCGCAGAGGCGGCGGGCGTGACCGAGGTCACGGTCCGCAATAGGTACAAGGGCCTGAGGGCAGACCTAGGCGCCGAGCTCGGAATGGACGCCGAGCCGAAGATAGTCGCCAGTTAG
- a CDS encoding MFS transporter — protein MQTQPESTTPQKSPSYRTLFGNRSFSTLWLAQIVSQSGDAVFDVALLLFVYNITHSIFLVGLTQAVVLLPGVFAGPIAGVYADKLNRRDIMIVSNVVQGAITTVVAALYVTANLGYSIILVLVLLLYTAAQFYLAANGAIIPKIVSKENLGAANSLFTLSTSTNQLIGYSVGGVVVASFGYAIPITYDALTFLFAAGLLGLIARSYGQSRQVEAAVPAATPSGPSFWTNFREGLAYVRQDKLFLQLIVFGLLVNGFGGATFALLVPYAKQHLQGGTDSTYGFLLSAFLLGTIIGSIVVGKVNFRNYVGKFLFSGIIIFGVLLSILGLVTTIPIALVVFFTIGSFIAIVNVPISTLIQTHIPGELLGRTTTVLRALLSASQPIAAVLAGTIASLLSITTVFIGSGLVVAIGTGVLYLVFAELRSAKY, from the coding sequence GTGCAGACTCAGCCCGAGTCGACGACGCCCCAGAAGTCTCCAAGCTACCGGACCCTGTTCGGCAACAGGTCCTTCTCCACCCTCTGGCTGGCCCAGATAGTCTCCCAATCGGGAGACGCAGTCTTCGACGTCGCGCTGCTTCTCTTCGTCTACAACATCACCCACTCTATCTTCCTGGTGGGCTTGACCCAGGCGGTCGTCCTCCTCCCGGGGGTCTTCGCCGGGCCAATCGCAGGGGTCTACGCGGACAAGCTCAACCGGAGGGACATCATGATCGTAAGCAACGTCGTCCAGGGAGCAATCACCACGGTGGTCGCCGCCCTGTACGTAACGGCCAACCTGGGATACTCCATCATCCTAGTCCTTGTCCTGCTACTCTACACCGCGGCCCAGTTCTACCTCGCGGCCAACGGCGCAATCATACCAAAGATCGTGAGCAAGGAGAACCTCGGAGCGGCCAACAGTCTCTTCACCCTCAGCACCTCCACCAACCAGCTAATCGGATACAGCGTCGGAGGAGTGGTGGTGGCTTCCTTCGGGTACGCAATCCCGATCACCTACGACGCTCTGACTTTCCTCTTCGCTGCCGGGCTGCTAGGGCTCATCGCGAGGTCCTACGGGCAGTCTCGCCAGGTTGAGGCTGCGGTCCCTGCCGCAACTCCGAGCGGGCCCAGCTTCTGGACCAACTTTCGTGAAGGCCTGGCCTACGTCCGGCAGGACAAGCTCTTCCTGCAGCTCATAGTCTTCGGCCTCTTGGTAAATGGCTTCGGGGGAGCGACCTTCGCCCTACTCGTTCCGTATGCGAAGCAGCATCTGCAGGGCGGCACAGACTCCACCTACGGCTTCCTGCTCTCTGCCTTCCTCTTGGGCACCATCATAGGTTCGATCGTTGTGGGCAAGGTGAACTTCAGGAACTATGTGGGCAAGTTCCTCTTCTCCGGGATAATCATCTTCGGCGTCCTTCTGAGCATCCTCGGCCTGGTCACCACGATCCCCATCGCACTCGTCGTCTTCTTCACGATAGGGTCCTTCATCGCAATCGTGAATGTGCCCATCTCGACTCTCATCCAGACGCACATACCCGGAGAGCTTCTCGGAAGGACAACGACCGTGCTGCGCGCCCTGCTCTCCGCTTCCCAGCCTATCGCGGCCGTTCTCGCTGGCACCATAGCTAGTCTGCTCTCAATCACGACCGTCTTCATCGGCTCCGGCCTGGTCGTCGCGATAGGCACCGGCGTCCTTTACCTCGTCTTTGCCGAACTGAGAAGCGCAAAGTATTGA
- a CDS encoding nicotinate phosphoribosyltransferase, with the protein MPNPDLEDRLFWLASEKEIRTAQTTDAYFLHSKKVLQRNNIDSKVVMEVYARDVPYADNWGILTGVYEAAKLLEGLPIDVWSFDEGSVFVADRTTAIYEPLMVIEGKYSDFVEYENPLLGLLSSSTSVSSRAARFRIAAGSRLLISFGTRRVHPALAPMVERACYVAGFDGVSNVLGAKLLKLEPTGTMPHALVQILGSQERAWRLFDETIPKGVPRVALVDTFWDEKAESIRAFEVLGTRLWGVRLDTPASRRGDFLKIAEEVRWELDIRGGKKVKIIASGRLDEEAISKLNPVVDGYGVGTAVAYPPVIDLSAKIVEVTEGTKTEFRAKRGGLGGRKTVQRSPGFRDFVAQGGPPKAIRPNDMLKPLLKNGKIVGKMDSTEAVRSRVLSDLEALKGTQPSLSWR; encoded by the coding sequence ATGCCGAACCCCGACCTGGAGGACCGACTCTTCTGGCTCGCCTCAGAGAAGGAGATCCGGACCGCACAGACGACAGACGCCTACTTCCTGCACTCCAAGAAGGTCCTCCAAAGAAACAACATCGACTCGAAGGTCGTCATGGAGGTCTACGCACGTGATGTCCCCTACGCGGACAACTGGGGGATCCTCACGGGGGTCTACGAGGCCGCCAAGCTCCTCGAGGGCCTGCCAATCGACGTCTGGTCCTTCGACGAGGGCTCCGTCTTCGTAGCCGACCGGACGACCGCCATCTATGAGCCCCTCATGGTGATCGAGGGGAAGTACTCCGACTTCGTAGAGTACGAGAACCCTCTGCTGGGCCTGCTCTCCTCTTCGACAAGCGTTTCTAGCAGGGCCGCCAGGTTCAGGATCGCCGCCGGCTCCAGACTGCTCATCAGCTTCGGGACGCGCAGGGTCCACCCCGCCCTCGCCCCAATGGTGGAGCGGGCCTGCTACGTCGCCGGCTTCGACGGCGTCTCCAACGTACTCGGCGCGAAGCTGCTCAAGTTGGAACCCACAGGCACCATGCCCCACGCACTGGTGCAGATCCTCGGGAGCCAGGAGAGGGCCTGGCGCCTCTTCGACGAGACAATCCCCAAGGGGGTCCCCAGGGTCGCGCTCGTCGACACCTTCTGGGACGAGAAGGCAGAGTCGATCAGGGCCTTCGAAGTGCTCGGCACAAGGCTCTGGGGGGTCCGCCTCGACACCCCGGCTTCGCGCCGCGGGGACTTCCTGAAGATCGCCGAGGAGGTGAGGTGGGAGCTGGACATCCGGGGCGGGAAGAAGGTCAAGATCATCGCGTCCGGGCGCCTCGACGAAGAGGCCATCTCGAAGCTCAACCCAGTGGTGGACGGGTACGGGGTCGGCACGGCAGTCGCCTATCCCCCTGTGATCGACCTCAGCGCCAAGATAGTGGAGGTGACCGAGGGCACCAAGACCGAGTTCAGGGCCAAGCGCGGCGGGCTCGGGGGCCGCAAGACGGTCCAGCGCTCCCCTGGGTTCAGGGACTTTGTGGCCCAAGGCGGTCCTCCCAAGGCCATCCGCCCTAATGACATGCTGAAGCCCCTCCTCAAGAACGGCAAGATCGTAGGCAAGATGGACTCGACCGAGGCGGTCCGCTCAAGGGTCCTTTCCGACCTGGAGGCCCTGAAGGGGACGCAGCCCTCCCTTTCCTGGAGGTGA